ACCTTTAACGGGTCCTGCTTCGCGAACCACTTTTCCTCCGGCAAGTTTGATGCGTTCGCAAGTTGCCGCAACATCATCAACGCCCAAGGCGATATGCCCAAACGCAGTTCCTATTTCGTAGTTTTCAACGCCCCAATTATAAGTTAGCTCAATAACTGAGCCTTGATTTTCATCGGTATAACCAACAAACGCGAGAGAATACTTATACTCTGGATTTTCACTGGTGCGAAGTAAACGCATGCCCATGATTTTAGTGTAGAAATCAATCGAGCGCTGCATGTTGCCAACACGGATCATCGTATGGAGTAAACGCATGATTACCTCTTGATCTTTATAGTCTTATTGTGAAACATAGCTTTTTTGCAAAACGTTGTCCGCATACCTGCATATGCTTAGTTCAACTATAACGTGTATAGATAAAATAATTCAAATTGTCCTGTTTATTTATTTGGTTTCTAAATGTTACTATTTTGTTTTGAAATGTTATATTTGAGGTTTATACTGAGCAACAAATAGTTTCATTATGGGAATAATTGATAGTTCCAAGCGCAGGAGGATGAGATGGCTGAACAATTGGAATTCTTTGCTATTCCAAACCCTTGTCGGGGAATTTGTGAATCTAATTCCCGCGGTTTTTGCCGAGGGTGTTATCGTAGTAGGGAAGAGCGCTTTATGTGGATGCAACTATCTGATAATGAAAAAAGAAAAGTATTGCGCTTATGTCATCAGAGGCATCTAAGGGAAGTCAGAAATAAAGAGAAAGAAAAAAATATTATCTCGCAACAAGCCGATTTATTTTAGTTTTATTCTAATTTGATCAAAAAATATCACTCATATGAATTATGGTTTAGGATGATCATAAAAATATGAAATATTTCCTGCAAGAAATGATATATTATTTATATTATATTTCTTTTATTTGACATAAGTCACTTCAAAACATCATTTCTGTTGGTGAGATTAGATATTTAAGTAAGAATTTCTTATCAAAGAATCATTTGTTGAACAAGAAAAGAACTGGTTTGTTATCTTGTTGTTTTTTATATTATTTATTTTGATATTATCAATATCTGTAAGATAAAAATGATATTAATGTAAAAATATATAGATTAGTATTTGGATGGCGGTTATTCTTATAGAACTTTAACCGAGTGGAAATGGATATATTTTGAGGGATTGTACTTTTTTTGTTGATATTTAAACTTATAATAGTTTAGTTGTAAGATTATTTTATACAGTTTATATCGTTGGTGGATTAATGCGCGATTTTATTCGGTGCACCGTACAATTTCGCTCTTTAGGGCGACGAAGATGTCAACTTTGAGTAACACGCCAACGCGACACTAATTAGGTAATTAGTTAAATTGCTGACTCTGCTAATGTAAGCATGATATAGGGTGCGTATCCATTATTCAGATGAATAAACTGATTGGATAATTCATTGATGTTATATGAGT
This genomic interval from Xenorhabdus doucetiae contains the following:
- the gloA gene encoding lactoylglutathione lyase, with the translated sequence MRLLHTMIRVGNMQRSIDFYTKIMGMRLLRTSENPEYKYSLAFVGYTDENQGSVIELTYNWGVENYEIGTAFGHIALGVDDVAATCERIKLAGGKVVREAGPVKGGKTVIAFVEDPDGYKIELIENSSASSALGN
- a CDS encoding DUF1289 domain-containing protein — encoded protein: MAEQLEFFAIPNPCRGICESNSRGFCRGCYRSREERFMWMQLSDNEKRKVLRLCHQRHLREVRNKEKEKNIISQQADLF